The following proteins are encoded in a genomic region of Deltaproteobacteria bacterium:
- the mpl gene encoding UDP-N-acetylmuramate:L-alanyl-gamma-D-glutamyl-meso-diaminopimelate ligase, translating to MISPTKQSLGRVKKVHLIAICGMGMGSLAGLLKEKGFEVTGSDDNIYPPMSTQLESLGIPLYQGYRPENLSSNLDLVIVGNAVSRTNPEVTALLEGGRLAQKKIPTLSMPQALFEFFLKEKTPLVVAGTHGKTTTASLLAWILNHAGRDAGFLIGGILKNFKKSYHLGGGPYFVVEGDEYDTAFFDKGPKFVHYAPQMVLLGPVEFDHADIYKDLNDVMGAFEKLIPVIPPNGFLVACADSPQTLKLASLFSGRKTTYGFSLQAEWRAEQITFTAEEANFQVVYRGKRLGSVRSPLAGRHNIQNLLGVIALTTNIGFCLEEINRALARFESVKRRQEVRGTVHDVIVVDDFAHHPTAIAETITAIRSRYPGHFLWALFEPRSNTSRRNIFQGEFVQSLAGADEVVIADLYQPEKIPAGERLDPQKLAGDITQGGTRARFIPAVPEIVSTVVREVVPPAVLLVMSNGGFGGIHSKLLETLKERFQ from the coding sequence CATGAGTACTCAGCTTGAATCTCTCGGGATCCCCCTCTATCAGGGGTACCGGCCTGAAAACCTTTCTTCAAACCTGGATCTGGTCATTGTCGGCAATGCGGTCTCCAGGACAAACCCGGAGGTGACGGCCCTGCTCGAAGGGGGGCGACTCGCCCAAAAGAAAATACCAACCCTTTCCATGCCGCAGGCGTTGTTTGAATTTTTTCTGAAAGAAAAAACGCCGCTTGTGGTTGCTGGCACCCATGGGAAAACGACGACAGCCTCGCTCCTGGCCTGGATCCTGAATCATGCCGGGCGGGACGCCGGCTTCCTGATTGGTGGCATCTTGAAGAATTTTAAAAAATCGTATCATCTCGGAGGAGGCCCGTACTTTGTCGTGGAGGGGGATGAGTACGATACCGCTTTTTTTGATAAGGGGCCCAAGTTTGTTCATTATGCCCCCCAGATGGTTCTTTTGGGACCTGTGGAGTTCGATCATGCCGATATTTACAAAGATTTGAACGACGTCATGGGGGCCTTTGAGAAATTAATCCCTGTGATCCCCCCAAACGGATTTTTGGTGGCCTGTGCCGATAGTCCGCAGACCCTCAAGTTGGCCTCCCTGTTTTCCGGGCGCAAGACCACCTATGGTTTCTCTCTTCAGGCCGAGTGGCGTGCCGAACAGATTACCTTCACGGCAGAAGAGGCTAATTTTCAGGTTGTTTATAGAGGAAAACGGCTCGGATCGGTCCGGTCCCCCCTGGCCGGTCGGCATAATATCCAGAATTTGCTTGGTGTGATTGCCCTGACAACAAACATCGGGTTCTGCCTTGAGGAGATCAACAGGGCCTTAGCCCGGTTTGAGTCGGTGAAACGGCGTCAGGAGGTGAGGGGAACCGTTCACGATGTTATTGTGGTCGATGACTTTGCCCACCACCCAACAGCGATTGCGGAAACGATAACGGCGATTCGCAGTCGATACCCCGGACATTTTCTCTGGGCCCTTTTTGAACCACGGTCGAATACCAGCCGCCGGAACATCTTTCAAGGGGAGTTTGTCCAATCGTTGGCCGGCGCCGATGAGGTGGTTATTGCCGATCTGTACCAACCCGAAAAAATTCCGGCAGGAGAACGACTGGATCCCCAAAAACTGGCCGGCGATATCACCCAGGGGGGAACAAGGGCCCGGTTTATCCCCGCTGTTCCGGAAATCGTCTCCACGGTTGTTCGGGAGGTTGTTCCCCCTGCGGTCCTTTTGGTGATGTCCAACGGCGGGTTCGGGGGGATTCACAGCAAACTTTTGGAAACCTTGAAGGAACGATTCCAGTGA
- a CDS encoding translocation/assembly module TamB domain-containing protein, with protein MKALERHLKLIIVFLIFFIFVFGVQGLVNSTHFQKLLLHSFSRTVPLKGDSPEGGSPKGGSPTIDFERLRFKIARGEISLKKVVVSNPQGLHAEVDSLILRLSPLSLLRGKFLVSKLDLEGVRLQLPENRSATKRDLGPITLASLRSQLEQLGFLRSLIVDHARIRNLTLSSQDQAPVSIAAIELSLSPHLLTEFGWDLTLRVDEIGREGKEILKLFETAVSLDKDRFRVDSLKVAREGLAGHLEGEARFRDLKKVKLEFRIGLEIPNVLQEPLKISLKASSEPSSLGGSPKGESPSGEPPSLFLIQELKAQMGGAFLEGRGFFDLAKKEYRLPFTARHLPLQAIFGKSSSPILHHSVAMADTVEGEASGRLPQLRAKANVTLLDFRHLAIAAEKATGEVAVDWPRLSYEAKVDQGGSAAWGSTGHLLFKGKNPKTGRLKCHVEKIDVHFSKASLEKILPEGKLAGALSGSLVLADQGALLKGTGHGIVENVTIAHFPIQKITASLQLQERSWLLDSVEVIHSEERKWLFENPVHLEVGDEKVHITARPKASFSFVGDYLIDQKKLVVTSLDYGNPYGSLKASGSIQSPALVEASFKGPLPAADLGVFESVFKEGEGALLLDFRLKGSFPHLAAQGSLEFQKTSLGFRNLRGRFSNLTGRLLMNGSEVTLQGVQGELDEGDFSASGKVGLQELSPTRFDLDLKARDINFVIPGELKLELTTTLSVKGSTPSPTIRGSIDLTEGKYSKKFTISELVIKPVRSSREEVFPWPSWLESSRLDIEVKNSGDLKIQNNLVNRLSLLSDLHLHGILKNPVLTGSINVVQAFGREEGIIRLLGTRFQVTEGRIDFSDPYRINPRLEITAQQYLDDITSANRARVGLKITGPMDNLKLVPLTTTADQRDFSCLIFYGVTCREAQQGGSKRSGGTIASSLVGEQISSLVDESLTGPARLDIFRLETGGADQATVSKVTVGKTLTDRLNLEFTTDFAPETAERTVKTNYFLTDHILLSARRTRTAEVNNRYRFNLIFRFEGR; from the coding sequence GTGAAGGCCTTGGAGAGACACCTCAAGCTCATTATTGTTTTTCTGATCTTTTTCATTTTTGTGTTTGGCGTCCAGGGGCTCGTTAATTCGACCCACTTCCAAAAACTGCTCCTCCACAGTTTTAGCCGCACAGTTCCACTCAAGGGTGATTCACCCGAGGGTGGTTCACCCAAGGGTGGTTCACCCACGATTGATTTTGAGCGCTTGCGGTTTAAAATTGCCCGTGGCGAGATTTCACTTAAAAAAGTAGTGGTCTCCAACCCTCAGGGCCTTCACGCTGAGGTTGACTCTCTTATCCTGCGATTGAGCCCGCTGTCACTCCTCCGTGGAAAGTTTCTTGTTTCTAAACTGGATCTGGAAGGGGTTCGTCTCCAGCTACCCGAAAACCGTTCCGCAACGAAGAGAGATCTTGGGCCAATCACCCTGGCCTCTCTTCGTTCGCAATTGGAACAACTTGGTTTTTTGCGGTCGCTTATTGTAGATCATGCCAGGATCCGAAACCTGACCCTATCCTCTCAGGATCAAGCCCCTGTTTCTATTGCCGCGATTGAGCTGTCACTCAGTCCTCATCTCCTCACCGAGTTTGGGTGGGATCTGACCCTGCGCGTGGATGAAATAGGTAGAGAGGGGAAAGAGATCCTGAAACTCTTCGAAACCGCGGTTTCACTGGATAAGGATCGATTCCGTGTTGACTCGTTGAAGGTGGCGAGGGAAGGACTCGCTGGTCATCTCGAAGGAGAGGCCCGTTTTAGGGATTTAAAAAAGGTGAAGCTGGAGTTCCGGATCGGTCTGGAGATCCCGAATGTGTTGCAGGAACCTCTCAAGATCAGTCTCAAGGCCTCTTCCGAACCATCATCCCTGGGTGGTTCACCCAAGGGTGAATCACCCTCGGGTGAACCACCCTCGTTATTTCTCATCCAGGAGTTGAAGGCCCAGATGGGGGGGGCTTTCTTGGAAGGGAGGGGTTTTTTCGATCTGGCCAAAAAAGAGTATCGTCTCCCCTTTACCGCCCGGCATCTTCCGCTTCAGGCGATCTTTGGCAAATCCTCCAGCCCGATTCTTCACCACTCGGTAGCCATGGCGGATACTGTCGAAGGAGAGGCCTCCGGTCGACTCCCCCAGTTGAGGGCCAAGGCCAATGTCACTCTGCTCGACTTTCGCCATCTGGCGATTGCCGCTGAAAAGGCAACGGGCGAGGTGGCTGTAGACTGGCCACGCCTCTCCTACGAGGCCAAGGTGGACCAGGGGGGATCAGCCGCCTGGGGCTCCACGGGACATCTTCTTTTCAAAGGGAAAAACCCGAAAACAGGTCGTCTCAAATGCCATGTTGAGAAAATTGATGTCCACTTTTCCAAGGCCTCCTTGGAGAAAATCTTGCCGGAGGGCAAACTGGCAGGGGCCTTGAGCGGCTCTTTGGTCCTGGCTGACCAGGGGGCCCTCTTGAAAGGGACGGGACATGGTATTGTGGAGAATGTCACGATAGCCCATTTCCCCATTCAGAAGATTACCGCGTCACTCCAACTACAGGAAAGGAGCTGGCTCCTTGATTCGGTGGAAGTTATTCACTCCGAGGAGAGAAAGTGGCTCTTTGAAAATCCTGTTCATCTTGAAGTCGGTGATGAAAAGGTCCATATCACAGCGAGGCCCAAGGCCTCTTTTAGTTTTGTTGGTGATTACCTGATTGATCAAAAGAAACTGGTGGTGACTTCCCTGGATTACGGGAATCCTTACGGTTCTCTCAAGGCTTCTGGTTCGATACAATCCCCGGCACTGGTTGAGGCCTCTTTCAAAGGGCCCTTGCCGGCCGCCGATCTCGGCGTTTTTGAATCGGTGTTTAAGGAAGGGGAAGGGGCCCTGCTCCTCGATTTTCGTCTGAAGGGGTCTTTTCCGCATCTGGCGGCCCAAGGTTCTCTGGAATTTCAAAAAACCTCCCTTGGTTTTAGAAACTTGCGAGGCCGGTTTTCCAACCTCACAGGACGGCTTTTGATGAATGGCTCAGAGGTTACTTTGCAAGGGGTTCAGGGGGAGCTGGATGAAGGGGATTTTTCGGCCTCCGGCAAGGTGGGTCTGCAGGAACTTTCTCCCACCCGGTTTGATCTTGATCTCAAGGCCAGGGATATCAATTTCGTCATCCCTGGAGAGCTCAAGCTTGAACTGACAACGACCTTGTCTGTCAAAGGGTCCACGCCCAGCCCGACGATTCGCGGGTCCATTGATCTGACAGAGGGGAAATATTCCAAAAAATTTACCATCAGTGAACTAGTGATCAAACCGGTCCGTTCCTCACGGGAAGAGGTTTTCCCCTGGCCTTCCTGGCTTGAATCCTCCCGTTTGGACATTGAGGTCAAAAACAGCGGTGATCTGAAGATACAAAACAATCTGGTCAATCGTCTGTCGCTTTTGAGTGACCTTCATCTTCATGGAATCCTGAAAAATCCGGTCCTGACCGGTTCCATTAATGTCGTTCAGGCCTTCGGAAGAGAGGAAGGGATCATCCGGCTCCTCGGGACCCGTTTTCAGGTGACCGAGGGTCGGATCGATTTTTCCGATCCCTACCGGATCAACCCCCGTCTGGAAATTACGGCCCAGCAGTACCTTGATGACATCACTTCAGCCAACAGGGCCAGGGTGGGTCTGAAGATAACGGGCCCCATGGACAATCTGAAACTGGTTCCCTTGACAACAACCGCGGATCAACGGGATTTTTCTTGTCTTATCTTCTACGGGGTGACTTGTCGCGAGGCCCAACAAGGCGGGAGCAAGAGGTCCGGAGGGACCATCGCCTCCTCTTTGGTAGGGGAACAGATTTCATCATTGGTGGATGAGTCACTCACAGGTCCTGCCAGACTGGATATCTTCAGACTGGAAACAGGGGGGGCTGATCAGGCGACCGTTTCAAAGGTGACTGTTGGCAAGACCTTAACGGACCGCTTGAATCTGGAATTCACCACCGATTTTGCGCCTGAAACGGCTGAACGGACTGTGAAGACAAACTATTTTCTGACGGATCATATTCTTTTGTCGGCCCGGCGGACACGGACGGCCGAGGTGAATAATCGTTATCGGTTTAACCTGATCTTCCGTTTTGAGGGAAGATGA